A portion of the Saccharospirillaceae bacterium genome contains these proteins:
- the thiC gene encoding phosphomethylpyrimidine synthase ThiC: protein MTSGALKDAIKVDELSTQPFPASSKFYVEGSRDDIRVGLRQIELTPTQLAEGKTEYNAPVRVYDTSGPYTDPDVIIDVRKGLDPLRENWIEERNDVEELTGFSSDYAKIREMNIALEDLRFELKRNPKRAKAGQNVTQLYYAKKGIITPEMEYIAIRENLALAEAELEKALETQHPGESFGANIPKMITPEFVRDEVARGRAVIPNNINHPETEPMIIGRNFRTKVNANIGNSAVTSSIEEEVEKMVWATRWGADTVMDLSTGKNIHETREWIIRNSPVPIGTVPLYQALEKCGGIAEDLTWELYRDTLIEQAEQGVDYFTIHAGVRLQHIPLTAERVTGIVSRGGSIMAKWCLAHHKENFLYTHFEEICEIMKAYDVCFSLGDGLRPGSVADANDEAQFAELRTLGELTKVAWKHEVQTFIEGPGHVPMHMIKANMDEQLKHCHEAPFYTLGPLTTDIAPGYDHFTSGIGAALIGWYGCAMLCYVTPKEHLGLPNKDDVKQGLIAYKIAAHAADLAKGHPAAQLHDDAMSKARFEFRWIDQFNLALDPDTARAYHDETLPKDGHKVAHFCSMCGPKFCSMKISQEVRDVSSENPNWAEEAQSKLDEAEKGMAEMSEQFRDQGSEIYHVAES, encoded by the coding sequence CTGACTTCAGGTGCTTTAAAAGACGCCATTAAAGTTGATGAATTATCGACACAGCCATTTCCAGCTTCCAGTAAGTTTTACGTAGAAGGCAGTCGCGATGATATTCGTGTGGGTTTGCGTCAAATTGAATTGACGCCAACCCAGCTTGCAGAAGGGAAGACCGAATACAATGCACCGGTTCGCGTTTATGACACTTCCGGTCCGTACACCGACCCTGACGTCATTATTGATGTACGCAAAGGTTTAGATCCACTGCGTGAAAACTGGATCGAAGAACGTAACGATGTTGAAGAGTTAACCGGCTTCAGCTCTGATTACGCTAAGATCCGTGAGATGAATATTGCATTAGAGGATTTGCGTTTTGAGTTAAAGCGAAATCCTAAGAGAGCCAAGGCCGGTCAGAATGTGACCCAGCTCTATTATGCTAAAAAAGGCATTATTACGCCGGAGATGGAATACATTGCCATTCGTGAAAATCTGGCGTTAGCGGAAGCAGAGTTAGAAAAAGCACTGGAAACACAGCATCCGGGTGAAAGCTTTGGTGCCAATATTCCAAAAATGATCACCCCGGAATTCGTTCGTGATGAGGTAGCTCGCGGACGTGCCGTTATCCCGAATAATATTAACCACCCGGAAACTGAGCCGATGATTATTGGCCGTAATTTCCGCACCAAAGTGAATGCTAATATCGGTAACTCGGCAGTAACGTCGTCTATCGAAGAAGAAGTGGAAAAAATGGTATGGGCTACCCGTTGGGGCGCTGATACCGTTATGGATTTATCCACCGGTAAAAATATTCACGAAACCCGTGAGTGGATTATCCGTAATTCGCCGGTGCCAATCGGAACGGTGCCTTTGTATCAGGCATTGGAAAAATGTGGTGGTATTGCAGAAGACCTGACCTGGGAACTGTATCGCGACACGTTAATTGAGCAGGCCGAACAAGGGGTTGATTATTTCACCATTCACGCTGGTGTGCGGCTACAGCATATTCCGTTAACGGCTGAACGGGTAACCGGCATTGTTTCCCGCGGTGGCTCCATCATGGCTAAATGGTGTTTGGCGCATCATAAAGAAAATTTCCTCTACACCCACTTTGAGGAAATTTGTGAAATCATGAAAGCTTACGATGTGTGTTTTTCTTTGGGTGATGGGTTACGTCCGGGTTCGGTGGCAGATGCTAATGACGAAGCGCAGTTTGCAGAACTACGTACCCTGGGTGAATTGACCAAAGTTGCCTGGAAGCACGAAGTTCAGACGTTTATTGAAGGTCCGGGTCATGTGCCTATGCATATGATTAAAGCTAATATGGATGAGCAATTAAAACATTGTCATGAAGCACCGTTTTATACCTTAGGGCCACTCACCACTGATATTGCGCCGGGTTATGATCACTTTACTTCGGGCATTGGCGCGGCACTGATTGGTTGGTATGGCTGTGCCATGTTGTGTTACGTCACCCCAAAAGAACATTTGGGTTTACCGAATAAAGACGATGTTAAACAAGGTTTAATTGCTTATAAAATTGCTGCTCATGCAGCGGATCTGGCGAAAGGTCATCCGGCGGCACAATTACACGACGATGCGATGTCGAAAGCGCGTTTCGAATTTCGCTGGATCGACCAGTTTAATCTGGCGCTGGACCCCGATACAGCGCGTGCCTATCACGATGAAACGTTGCCAAAAGACGGTCATAAAGTGGCTCACTTCTGTTCTATGTGCGGACCTAAATTCTGTTCAATGAAGATTTCTCAGGAAGTACGTGACGTATCTTCAGAAAATCCAAACTGGGCGGAAGAGGCGCAGTCAAAACTGGACGAAGCTGAGAAAGGCATGGCGGAAATGTCGGAGCAATTCCGTGATCAGGGCAGTGAAATCTATCATGTTGCTGAAAGCTGA
- a CDS encoding thiazole synthase, with product MTTEKTIRIAGEEIHGRLWLGTSMYPSPEIMRDSLIAGKPGFVTLSLRRQTAQQVADNGHWQYVQHFIDQSGCKILPNTAGCHTAEEAVLLANMARELFKTDWIKLEVIGDDYTLQPHTTQLVKAAETLVQQGFKVLPYCTDDLVLCKELLAVGCPAVMPWGAPIGTGKGLLNRHQLTTLRERLADEVLIIDAGLGKPSQAMDAMELGFDAVLLNTAVAKAHDPVLMAKAFYDAVNAGRMAYEAGMMQERQAASASTPTLGMPFWHQS from the coding sequence ATGACAACTGAAAAAACGATACGTATCGCAGGCGAAGAAATACATGGCCGCTTGTGGTTGGGAACCTCTATGTACCCGTCGCCGGAAATTATGCGTGATAGCCTGATTGCCGGAAAGCCCGGATTTGTCACCTTGTCGTTGCGCCGTCAAACCGCACAGCAGGTTGCTGACAACGGCCATTGGCAGTATGTACAACACTTTATCGATCAGAGTGGCTGTAAAATCCTGCCAAACACCGCTGGTTGTCATACCGCTGAAGAAGCGGTGCTGTTAGCGAATATGGCGCGGGAACTGTTTAAAACCGACTGGATCAAGCTGGAAGTAATCGGGGACGATTACACTCTTCAGCCACATACGACTCAGTTGGTAAAAGCGGCCGAAACATTGGTTCAGCAGGGTTTCAAAGTGCTGCCGTATTGCACCGATGACTTGGTGTTATGCAAGGAATTATTAGCCGTTGGTTGCCCGGCGGTGATGCCTTGGGGCGCTCCGATTGGTACTGGCAAAGGTTTGTTAAACCGCCATCAGCTCACTACGTTACGTGAACGCCTCGCTGATGAAGTATTAATTATTGATGCTGGCCTGGGCAAACCTTCCCAGGCAATGGATGCGATGGAACTGGGCTTTGATGCAGTGTTATTAAATACTGCAGTGGCTAAAGCTCATGATCCGGTGCTGATGGCTAAGGCTTTTTATGATGCGGTTAATGCCGGTCGTATGGCTTACGAAGCTGGCATGATGCAGGAACGCCAGGCGGCCAGTGCATCTACACCGACATTAGGCATGCCATTTTGGCATCAGAGTTAA
- a CDS encoding PfkB family carbohydrate kinase, giving the protein MIDSTMNETNRKKIWAISASDTCAGAGLQADLKMTHALDVECGTLVSALTAQSSFGVDAVETVSVEFLQQQWLSLKKDGLPQAIKIGWFPKDEAFINWLADKLSEYKNELPGGWVIWDPVLSASQGGLTSGELFLVKQLLPLVDVVTPNQSEARLLTGCKTPVEAGKALQQAGVLYVVISGGDSDIDSNAVQSLCFGGSDLSEPEQAVLTQFIIQQRRIDKKVHGTGCHFASAIATYLANGERIYDALLLASATMSQIIQQASDTPSGYLNAWATAIDKNGLGNLPAEQWPLVLPLSEQSETNFPNVAQPLGLYGLVDNLEWLNTLLELGVDTLQWRVKSPDLYEQQYGAGSYARDMKTAIELCQQHNIPLYINDDWPMAIELGAYGVHLGQEDMLEANLLAISQAELALGVSTHTEWEIARARAFKPSYIAFGPVHPPLSKKLKYPPLGYTNLTNWCARVGQEFPLTCIGGITTGNIANIKNCGMPSAAIVTDLMPDDALAERHRCLREFY; this is encoded by the coding sequence ATGATTGATTCGACTATGAATGAAACCAACCGCAAAAAAATCTGGGCGATCAGTGCATCGGACACTTGTGCCGGAGCCGGACTTCAAGCCGATTTGAAAATGACACACGCACTCGATGTCGAGTGTGGCACTCTGGTCAGTGCACTCACCGCACAAAGCAGCTTTGGTGTTGATGCTGTTGAAACGGTATCTGTCGAATTTCTGCAGCAACAGTGGCTGTCATTAAAAAAAGATGGTTTGCCGCAGGCTATTAAAATTGGTTGGTTTCCTAAAGACGAAGCTTTTATCAATTGGTTGGCCGACAAGCTGAGCGAATATAAAAATGAGTTACCAGGCGGTTGGGTAATCTGGGACCCGGTGTTATCTGCGTCGCAGGGTGGTTTGACCTCTGGCGAATTATTCCTGGTAAAGCAACTGCTGCCGTTGGTTGATGTGGTGACTCCGAATCAATCGGAAGCTCGGCTGCTTACAGGTTGTAAAACCCCTGTTGAAGCCGGAAAAGCTTTGCAGCAGGCCGGTGTTCTTTATGTAGTGATCAGCGGCGGTGATTCTGATATCGATTCAAATGCTGTTCAGAGTTTGTGTTTTGGCGGTTCTGATTTATCCGAACCAGAACAAGCCGTGTTGACTCAGTTTATTATTCAGCAGCGACGTATCGATAAAAAAGTACATGGTACGGGTTGTCATTTTGCCTCTGCTATTGCAACTTATCTGGCAAATGGTGAGCGTATTTATGATGCGTTATTGTTAGCGTCGGCCACCATGAGTCAGATTATTCAACAAGCATCAGATACACCTTCCGGTTATTTAAATGCCTGGGCCACAGCAATCGATAAAAACGGTTTGGGTAATCTACCGGCGGAACAGTGGCCTCTCGTTTTACCTTTATCTGAACAGTCCGAAACTAACTTTCCAAACGTAGCCCAGCCTCTGGGATTATATGGTCTGGTTGATAATCTTGAATGGCTGAATACTCTGCTGGAGCTGGGGGTAGATACCTTGCAGTGGCGGGTAAAGTCACCGGACTTGTATGAACAACAATATGGCGCTGGTAGTTATGCCCGTGATATGAAAACTGCTATCGAGTTGTGTCAGCAACACAATATTCCACTGTATATTAATGACGACTGGCCGATGGCCATTGAGCTTGGTGCTTACGGTGTGCATTTGGGTCAGGAAGATATGCTGGAGGCTAACCTGTTGGCGATTTCACAAGCGGAGTTGGCTTTGGGAGTCAGTACTCATACCGAATGGGAAATTGCCCGTGCCCGTGCATTTAAGCCGTCTTATATTGCTTTTGGCCCGGTTCATCCACCGTTATCGAAAAAGTTGAAATATCCACCGCTGGGATACACTAACTTAACTAACTGGTGCGCGCGGGTAGGGCAGGAATTTCCACTGACCTGCATTGGAGGCATCACCACGGGAAATATCGCCAATATTAAAAACTGTGGAATGCCATCAGCTGCTATTGTGACTGACTTGATGCCAGACGATGCTCTGGCTGAGAGGCATCGGTGTTTGCGGGAATTCTACTGA
- a CDS encoding HD domain-containing protein → MRLRTQARKKVDAVLEPFKEFGHMKLGEDITQMQHALQCAWFAEQDAAPEYIILAALLHDVGHLITWQQREVHPEAHLENGYHEKVGAQFLANYFDDDIVKPVRLHVAAKRYLFSTDSSYRDTLSSASEESLMLQGGFMDTSTCRAFESSPWFQDALLIRKYDELGKHVHLVVPDLSHYQERLIQHTRVVKEKQQYA, encoded by the coding sequence ATGAGATTACGCACGCAGGCACGCAAAAAAGTCGATGCGGTATTAGAGCCGTTTAAAGAGTTTGGCCATATGAAACTGGGTGAAGACATTACTCAGATGCAGCATGCTTTGCAGTGTGCCTGGTTCGCTGAACAAGACGCTGCGCCAGAATACATTATTCTGGCTGCGTTGCTGCACGATGTTGGGCATTTAATTACCTGGCAGCAGCGTGAAGTTCATCCGGAAGCACATCTTGAAAACGGTTATCACGAAAAAGTGGGCGCACAGTTTTTAGCAAATTACTTTGATGACGATATTGTTAAACCGGTGCGCTTGCACGTTGCAGCCAAGCGTTATTTATTTTCCACCGATTCCTCTTATCGCGACACCCTATCGAGCGCCTCTGAGGAGAGTCTGATGTTGCAAGGCGGCTTTATGGATACAAGCACTTGTCGGGCATTTGAGTCGTCTCCCTGGTTTCAGGACGCATTATTAATCCGTAAATACGATGAATTGGGCAAACACGTGCATTTGGTTGTACCTGATTTGTCTCACTATCAAGAACGTTTAATTCAACACACCCGTGTTGTGAAGGAGAAACAGCAATATGCTTAA
- a CDS encoding FAD-binding oxidoreductase, whose product MLLKADSQAIVIVGAGLLGSLAAWRLARQNPQLAGHIYVLEKSSRDQLQSAANTAAAMVAPFAERNVCDNELFELGKTSLTLWPQLLLQLKEGSGKSIPYGRNGSLVVAHQADQSELRQFQQEMSAFGLLGDDTAHAVNHSQIQQLEPGVNREFQQGFFLPQEMHLDNRALLPLLHSEAEKLGVEFRFDCEVSDETLLQQAEQCLVLDCRGVGAKKALCNDDLQLRGVRGEVCWIETAEVKISRPIRLLHPRYHLYLVPKGQTEAGVYRYMLGATEIESEDKSPVSVRSQLEMLSALYCLSPALAEARITETDVNLRPAFPNHKPQVVRSGENLYRLNGLFRHGYLLAPAFLQRFESQLLASHKLGLGLTTIEGA is encoded by the coding sequence ATGTTGCTGAAAGCTGATTCTCAGGCAATCGTTATTGTTGGTGCGGGTTTGCTGGGCAGTTTGGCTGCCTGGCGCCTTGCCAGACAAAATCCGCAACTGGCGGGTCATATTTACGTGCTGGAAAAATCATCACGCGATCAGTTACAAAGTGCAGCCAATACGGCAGCAGCAATGGTGGCGCCCTTCGCCGAGCGTAATGTTTGTGATAACGAATTATTTGAGCTGGGGAAAACCAGTTTAACGCTTTGGCCACAATTATTGCTTCAGTTAAAAGAAGGCAGCGGTAAATCGATTCCTTATGGTCGCAACGGTTCTCTGGTGGTGGCCCATCAGGCGGATCAATCTGAATTACGTCAGTTCCAGCAGGAGATGTCGGCGTTTGGCTTATTGGGCGATGATACCGCACACGCGGTTAATCATTCGCAAATTCAGCAGCTCGAACCCGGCGTTAACCGCGAATTCCAGCAAGGCTTTTTCCTGCCGCAGGAAATGCACTTAGATAATCGTGCGTTACTGCCACTACTGCACTCTGAAGCCGAAAAACTGGGTGTCGAGTTTCGGTTTGATTGTGAGGTTTCTGACGAAACTCTATTGCAGCAGGCTGAACAGTGTCTGGTGCTGGATTGTCGTGGTGTGGGTGCGAAAAAGGCTCTGTGCAATGATGATCTTCAGCTGCGGGGTGTTCGTGGCGAAGTGTGCTGGATCGAGACAGCGGAAGTAAAAATTTCTCGCCCGATTCGGTTATTACATCCCCGATATCACTTGTACCTGGTGCCAAAGGGACAAACTGAGGCCGGCGTATATCGCTATATGCTGGGTGCAACTGAAATTGAATCGGAGGATAAATCACCGGTCAGTGTTCGCTCTCAGTTGGAAATGTTAAGCGCCTTATATTGTTTAAGTCCGGCATTAGCGGAAGCGCGCATCACCGAAACCGATGTGAATTTACGGCCGGCGTTTCCAAATCATAAACCTCAGGTGGTTCGCAGTGGTGAAAACCTGTATCGATTGAATGGTTTGTTTCGTCACGGCTATTTATTGGCACCGGCTTTTTTACAGCGGTTTGAGTCACAGTTATTAGCCAGCCATAAGCTGGGGCTTGGTCTAACCACAATAGAAGGAGCATGA
- the thiS gene encoding sulfur carrier protein ThiS, translated as MNLAINGEQKRFENIETLLQLLVVLEYGADEGVINSNIVVALNQAIVPASQYAETILNDNDRLDILGAITGG; from the coding sequence GTGAATCTTGCAATAAACGGTGAGCAGAAACGTTTCGAAAATATTGAGACGTTGCTACAGCTGTTGGTTGTTCTGGAATATGGGGCAGACGAAGGTGTGATTAACAGTAATATTGTAGTTGCGCTGAATCAGGCGATTGTTCCGGCATCGCAGTACGCTGAGACCATCCTTAACGATAACGATAGGTTAGATATTCTTGGTGCAATAACCGGCGGTTAG
- a CDS encoding DUF4397 domain-containing protein: protein MNIQQFAQPLVLIPALALSLIGCGSDDDNDNDTKASSYVRVLHASPDAPAVDVLVNGSAALTGVTFQQGSGYLKLNEGENTVALRVNGTSTIALEQTLTLDANGYYSVIAQNNVASLELEVLDDTARRDNDSIDVTVVHASPAAGTVDLYVTANGAALPDTATLDNVAFDVNATLPNTAAGDYQVRATAADNTTVVYDSGALAIASDVTAVAVNSTQGASPVSLLVWADSASPVTAVLDNTAEVRIVHAVDSVSVDVFAGGAELLGDFNFKDTTVSDSNASGYVKVAAGALPVAIAAANQGIENALTNLSATLTLERGMSYTVIAAGDTGDLSAAELITLNDTRSNSSATNGSVRLVHASSASAADPVDIFVYEQNGTQPATPSFGDVELGENTDYVSLAAATYTVVIAADGTTAAAVPGTDAVEVAAGSLSTAIAVGNGSGLSAILLNDKR from the coding sequence ATGAATATTCAGCAGTTCGCTCAACCGTTAGTACTGATTCCTGCACTGGCACTGTCCTTAATCGGGTGTGGTAGTGATGACGATAATGATAACGACACAAAAGCTTCATCTTACGTGCGGGTATTGCATGCATCGCCTGATGCACCTGCCGTAGACGTTTTGGTGAATGGCAGTGCTGCCCTGACGGGTGTCACCTTTCAGCAAGGTTCAGGCTATCTGAAATTGAATGAAGGTGAAAATACCGTTGCCCTGAGAGTCAACGGCACTTCCACCATTGCACTGGAACAAACTCTGACATTGGACGCTAACGGCTACTACTCCGTCATTGCGCAAAATAATGTTGCATCACTGGAGCTGGAAGTACTCGACGATACCGCCCGTCGTGACAACGACAGCATTGACGTCACGGTTGTGCATGCTTCCCCAGCTGCCGGTACTGTCGATCTGTATGTCACCGCCAACGGTGCAGCGCTGCCAGATACAGCAACGCTCGACAATGTTGCGTTTGATGTAAATGCAACACTGCCAAATACTGCGGCTGGCGACTATCAGGTGCGTGCAACGGCTGCTGACAACACCACAGTTGTTTACGATTCAGGCGCACTGGCTATCGCCTCCGACGTAACCGCCGTTGCCGTCAACAGCACCCAAGGTGCTTCGCCCGTCTCCCTGTTGGTATGGGCAGACAGTGCCAGCCCGGTGACGGCAGTACTCGACAACACGGCAGAAGTCCGGATTGTGCACGCGGTTGATTCAGTCAGCGTTGACGTATTTGCCGGCGGAGCGGAACTGTTAGGCGATTTCAACTTTAAGGACACCACCGTCAGTGATAGCAACGCCAGTGGTTACGTCAAAGTCGCCGCAGGCGCGCTACCAGTTGCCATCGCAGCGGCAAATCAAGGCATTGAAAACGCGCTGACGAATCTCAGTGCGACACTGACGCTGGAGCGTGGAATGTCTTACACCGTGATCGCCGCCGGTGACACCGGTGATCTGTCTGCGGCTGAATTGATTACGCTGAACGACACTCGTAGCAACAGTTCAGCCACCAACGGTAGTGTCCGACTGGTGCATGCTTCGTCAGCTTCTGCGGCTGATCCGGTCGACATTTTTGTTTATGAACAAAATGGTACTCAACCGGCAACCCCGAGCTTTGGTGATGTCGAACTGGGAGAAAATACCGATTACGTTTCTCTGGCAGCGGCAACCTATACCGTCGTTATTGCCGCCGACGGCACAACCGCTGCAGCGGTTCCGGGAACGGACGCCGTTGAAGTGGCCGCGGGCAGCTTAAGTACTGCGATTGCTGTGGGGAACGGCTCAGGTTTATCAGCAATTTTGTTAAACGATAAACGCTGA
- a CDS encoding DUF2147 domain-containing protein produces MKKLIATAVMGLFSLSTHADIAEGRWVTIDDEDGSRASVVEISIAEDGKLQGTIVELLREDDKGKSCEECPDEFHNKPIKGLTFMWGLEREEEGVWESGRILDPKSGSIYKSQLEVAEDGQTIEVRGYIGVSWIGRSQEWLRYEEPAEPVVLPAAAEPTEAVAAE; encoded by the coding sequence ATGAAAAAGCTAATCGCTACGGCCGTAATGGGCCTGTTCTCACTATCCACCCACGCAGACATCGCTGAAGGTCGTTGGGTAACCATCGATGATGAAGACGGTTCCAGAGCATCTGTGGTGGAAATCTCCATCGCTGAAGACGGCAAACTTCAAGGCACAATCGTTGAGTTATTACGCGAAGACGATAAAGGCAAAAGCTGTGAAGAATGTCCGGACGAATTCCATAATAAACCCATCAAAGGTCTGACGTTTATGTGGGGTCTTGAGCGTGAGGAGGAAGGTGTTTGGGAAAGCGGTCGTATTCTTGATCCCAAATCCGGCTCGATTTACAAGTCTCAGCTGGAAGTCGCCGAAGACGGTCAAACCATCGAAGTGCGGGGTTACATCGGCGTATCCTGGATTGGTCGTAGCCAGGAGTGGTTGCGTTATGAAGAACCGGCTGAGCCTGTTGTGCTTCCTGCAGCCGCCGAACCGACTGAAGCGGTAGCGGCGGAATAA
- the rarD gene encoding EamA family transporter RarD gives MNQSHPSNDSNRGALFAVLAFAWWGLSPLYFKWVSHVAPLEILANRVVWSFFLVSALVWFSYKATGIADILKSRKKLLAMLGSSLLIALNWLTFIWAVSEDKVLEASMGYYINPLVSIFLGMLFLKERLIKVQWIALSMAAVGVAIQVVALGYLPWVTLMLAFTFGFYGLLRKLAPTDAYTGLWFETAMVTPVALGYLLWIEGGVLTTSNLELGKLFLSGVVTTAPLIWFAIAAKHLPLTTLGFIQYLAPTIALILATQVFGEELNWIKALTFIFIWLALLLLIIHGVVQRGKT, from the coding sequence ATGAATCAGAGTCATCCTTCAAATGATTCAAACCGCGGAGCACTGTTCGCTGTTTTAGCCTTCGCCTGGTGGGGGCTGTCTCCTCTGTATTTTAAATGGGTTTCCCATGTTGCACCGCTCGAAATTCTGGCTAATCGGGTGGTGTGGTCGTTTTTTCTTGTTTCAGCCTTGGTGTGGTTCAGTTATAAAGCCACCGGCATTGCCGATATTCTTAAAAGCCGAAAAAAGCTGTTGGCGATGCTTGGCAGTTCATTATTGATCGCACTCAATTGGCTGACGTTTATTTGGGCTGTGAGCGAAGACAAAGTACTCGAAGCCAGTATGGGTTATTACATTAACCCGCTGGTTTCCATTTTTCTTGGCATGCTGTTCCTGAAGGAAAGATTAATAAAGGTTCAATGGATTGCACTCTCCATGGCTGCCGTTGGCGTGGCAATTCAGGTGGTTGCGTTAGGTTATTTGCCTTGGGTGACTTTGATGCTGGCATTTACCTTTGGTTTCTATGGTTTATTGCGTAAGTTGGCACCCACAGATGCTTATACTGGCTTGTGGTTTGAAACCGCTATGGTTACACCTGTTGCATTAGGTTATCTGTTGTGGATAGAGGGTGGAGTGTTAACGACCAGTAATCTGGAATTGGGTAAGTTATTTTTGTCGGGGGTCGTAACCACAGCACCTCTGATCTGGTTTGCGATTGCCGCTAAACATCTACCGTTAACCACGCTTGGTTTTATTCAGTACCTGGCACCAACCATTGCATTGATTCTGGCTACTCAGGTATTTGGTGAAGAGTTGAATTGGATTAAAGCATTGACCTTCATATTCATCTGGCTGGCATTGCTGCTGTTAATTATTCATGGGGTGGTGCAACGCGGTAAAACGTAG
- a CDS encoding phosphonoacetaldehyde hydrolase, with protein MLKSQRYFAGPVEAIILDWAGTTIDFGSLAPVYAFMELFQTEGITVTQAEAREPMGTEKRVHICRMLANPRIAQAWLDVKGNEPTDAEIDRLYHDFAPIQTRIVGERSQLIPGWKGALDVLLEQGIKIGSNTGYGPGMMQPALVAAKEQGYEPASCVFATDVERGRPYPDMALAVAMELQASHVQGCIKVDDTIPGIEEGLRAGMWTVAVSVSGNEVGLDRGDWQSLPVTEQQQRRLDAEQRLYAAGAHYVIDSVAELPAIVDEISARLSAGDKP; from the coding sequence ATGCTTAAGTCGCAGCGTTATTTTGCCGGTCCGGTTGAGGCCATTATTCTAGATTGGGCTGGAACCACCATCGATTTTGGTTCTCTGGCGCCGGTGTATGCCTTTATGGAGTTATTTCAAACTGAAGGCATTACAGTGACTCAGGCAGAGGCACGCGAGCCAATGGGCACAGAAAAGCGTGTGCATATCTGTCGTATGCTGGCGAACCCCCGTATTGCCCAGGCTTGGTTGGATGTTAAAGGCAATGAACCAACGGACGCAGAAATTGACCGTTTGTACCACGACTTTGCCCCCATTCAGACGCGTATCGTTGGTGAGCGCAGTCAGTTAATTCCTGGATGGAAAGGTGCCTTAGATGTATTGCTGGAACAAGGTATTAAAATTGGCAGCAATACCGGTTATGGACCGGGGATGATGCAACCCGCGTTAGTGGCGGCAAAGGAACAGGGTTACGAACCGGCTTCCTGTGTGTTTGCTACCGACGTGGAGCGTGGTCGTCCGTATCCGGACATGGCGTTAGCGGTGGCGATGGAATTACAAGCGAGTCACGTACAGGGATGTATAAAAGTTGACGATACCATTCCGGGAATCGAAGAGGGTCTGCGAGCGGGCATGTGGACGGTTGCTGTGAGTGTGTCGGGTAATGAGGTTGGCCTGGATCGTGGTGATTGGCAATCTTTGCCTGTTACAGAACAACAGCAGCGTCGCCTCGATGCAGAGCAACGTTTATACGCTGCCGGCGCTCATTACGTGATTGATAGTGTGGCAGAACTGCCAGCCATTGTTGATGAAATATCAGCGCGGCTATCAGCCGGTGATAAGCCTTAA